GATGCTGCCACGATCGATGCCGAAGCCGCTGCCGTGATCCTGGAACGGTGGCTGGCCTCTCCCGATACCACCGGACCCTAAGAACGGACTTCCGCCCGCCATGAGCTCTCGCTTGCGCCACCTCACCACCCTGGAACACCTGCCTCGCGAGAGCATCGAGCGCCTGCTCGACCGTGCGGAGACCATGCGCGACGGATGCGCCCACGGCACGCGCAAGCTGGAGCTGCTCAACGGCCGCACCATCCTCAACCTGTTCTTCGAGCCGTCCACGCGTACGCGCACCTCGTTCGAGCTGGCCGCGCGACGCCTTGGCGCCGACGTCATCAACTTCGACATCGGCTTCTCCTCCACCAGCAAGGGCGAGGCGCTGTTCGACACGCTGCACACGCTGGAGGCGATGCACATGGACGCCATCGTCGTACGCCACAAGGTGTCAGGTACGCCGGAAGAACTGGTACGCCATGCCATGAGCGGCGTTTCCGTGATCAATGCCGGCGACGGCAACCGCGCCCACCCCACCCAGGGCCTGCTCGATGTGCTGACCATTCGCCAGCATCGCCCGGACTTCAGCCAGCTCACCGTAGTCATCTGTGGCGATGTAAAGCACTCGCGTGTAGCCCGTTCGGACGTGCATGCACTCAAGGCGATGGGCACGAAGGAGATCCGCCTGTGTTCGCCGCAGGCCTTGATGCCTGACGCCGCTGAATTCCCCGGCTGCGTGCTCACCGACGATTTCGATGCCGCCGTGGAAGGTGCCGACGTGGTCATCACGCTGCGCCTTCAGAAGGAGCGCATGGCCGCCACCGACCTGCCGGACGAGACGGCCTACTTCAATCGCTACGGCCTGGATAACCGCCGCCTGGCACGCGCCGCCAAGGGCGCCCTGGTGATGCATCCGGGCCCGCTCAACCGCGGCATCGAGATTGCCCCGGAAGTGGCCGACGGCCCGCAGTCGCGCATCCTTGAACAGGTCGGCAACGGCGTCTTCGTGCGCATGGCGGTGCTCGCCGAGGTACTGGGTCGCTAAGCTCGACCTGCCAGGCCCTGCCCCCAGCCACGGCCGACCGGCCGTGGCTCACCGCGATATGTCACAAATAAAGGCATAATGCGCGGCGCAACATCACCTCACTCAAGGGATTAGACATGCGATCGACGAAGCGCATTGCCGCGCTAGGCCTTGCTGGCGTCCTGCTGGCTGCATGCCATCACAAGGACAAGGACGCCCCCCTCGCTTTCGTACCGGCAGACACGCCGTACGTGGTGGCCAACCTCGACGTGCTCGACGACGACACGCGCAAGGCGCTGCTCACCCAGGCCGATGCCCAACTGCCGTCGGAACTGACCCAGCTGCGCTCCGCCGCCGACGACATGGCGGAAAAAGACCCCGACCTGTCCCGTCTGCTCAAGGCCATCATCGCCGAGCTGGACGGCAAGACCATTGAGCAGTTCGCGCAGAATGCCGGCCTGAACATCAAGGGACGCTCGGCCTTCTACGGCCTTGGCCTCTCCCCGGTGGCTCGCTTCGAACTGACCGACTCGAAGGCTTTCGATGCCTTCGTCGGCCGCCTTGAGGCTGCCTACGGTAAGCCGTTCGACACCGCGACCGTCGGCGGACAGAGCTACCGCAAGCACCTCTCCGCCGATGCCGGTGTGCAGATCGTGCTGGCCGAAGTCGGCAAGCAGGCCGTAGCGGCCGTGCTGCCGGCCGACGCGCCGGAAGCTACCCTGCGCCTGGCCTTCGGCATCGACCGTCCGGAAAAGAACATCCAGGACGACGGTCGCCTCGACAAGCTTGCCAAGGCTAAGGACTACCAGCCATGGGCCATCGGCCAAGTGGATCTGGCGCGTCTGCTGCCGCTGGCCGCCAGCGGCAAGGACCCGTTGTTCAACGCACTGATCAAAGCACGCGCCGAAACGGAAGCGGCCAAGACTGGCGAGCCCGTGGCCAACCAGCTGAAGGTCTCGCCGGCGTGCGAAGCCGATGCCACCCGTATCGCCTCGCGCGTGCCCTCGATCAGCTTCGGCTACACCAAGCTCGACGAGAAGCACCAGGACATCCGCTGGGACGTCGCGCTGGCTGACGACATCACCAAGGCCTTCAGCGGCATGAAGGTGGAACTGCCCGGCCTCGGCGCCGCCGGCACCGCGCCGTTCGACATCAGCGTCGCCGTGCCGATCGCTCAGCTGCGCCCCTTCTGGAGCGCACAGGCCGACGCCGTCGCCGCCAAGCCGTTCACCTGCCCGACGCTCACCGAGCTCAACGAAGGCTTCGCCAAGATCGGCCTGATGTCGCAGCAGGCCGCCGTGCCGCCGATCGGCGACCTGCTCGGTCTGCGCGTAGCGCTGGATAGCTTCGACGCCGGCAGCAACGACACCATGCCGAAGTTCAGCGGCCGCATCCTGATCGGCACCTCCAACCCCGCCGGCCTCATCGCGATGGCGCAGATGGCATCGTCGGGCCTGCAGCAACTCAAGCTCACGCCGGATGGCAAGCCGGTGGCGCTGCCGCCCGAACTGACCGCCCCGCTGGGTGCGCCGGTATGGGCCGCGATGGGTCCGAAATCGCTGGCGCTGGCCGTAGGCCAAGGCGAAGAAGTGAAGATGGGTGAACTGCTCAACGCCGCCGGCGGCGACGCAGGCCGCCTGGGCCGACTGAGCCTGAGCGGTGAGATGTACCAGGCCTGGGTCAAGGCCATGGCACAGAAGGCCGAGCACATCGCCGAACTCACGGCTGAAGCACAGGCGGATGATCCGCAGGCACAGGCCACCGCCAAGGCGACGGCCGAGCGCTCGAAGGCACAGTTCGAGTCGATGGAAACGCAGGCCGCGCGCATCAAGTCGCTCAACGGCGACCTGCGCATGACCAACGATGGCGTGGTGATCACCAGCCAGACTGAACTGAAGTAAGTCGTCCACCTACGGTGGAAACGAAAACGGGGCGCCTTGGGTGCCCCGTTTTTTTTGCTGGCTGATTGTCAGCTCAAATGGAGAGCGCAGCGCGCCGCTGTTGCCGCACGATGCTTAGTCCCAACGCAACCGCCAGCAGCAGTACGACCACCACGAAAATCGCCAGGCCCAGGTGCTCGCCCTGCATGCCCTGTTCGAAACCGGCCGGCAACGTATCGCCCTGACTCACTTCCATGGCCGACATACCGGTGTAGTGCATACCGCAGACCGCAACGCCCATCACCAGCGCACTGCCCAGCATCTGCAGCTTGCCGCGCAGATTGAAGGCCAGCCATAGCGCGGCCATCGACGCCACGATGGCGATGCCTACCGACAAGGCCACGATGCCGCCGTCGTAGGACACCTGCGCCGAGGACAGCATGGCCGTCATGCCCAGATAGTGCATACCCGCCACCCCCAGGCCCATGAGCACGCCGGCGAACAGCAGGTTGATGAAACGGAATGCGCCACTACCGACGATCGCCAGCCCCAACGAGCACGCGACGATCGCCAGCACCGCCGAGATCGTCGTCAACAGCACGTCGTACGTCACCTGCGTGCCCATATTGCAGGCGAGCATGGCGATGAAGTGCATGGCCCAGATAGCGCCGCCACCCATCGCCGCCCCGGCGGCAAGGATGGCCCCCCAACGCTGCTTTTCGTTCTGTGCCGATGGAATACCCAAGGCAAACTGAAGTGCCGTGAACGACCCCAGCACTGATACGGCATACGACAAACCGACCAGCACCCCGTTGTAATGCTGATGCATGTCTTGCATGAAGTTTTCCCCCTTCGTTGGCTACGGACACCCAGCGACCCACGCCGTACTCCGCCGGCGACGATCAGTGGGATATGTCGAACACGCACATGGATGCACCATGGCTGTGGCAACTGGTCTCGCGTGCGAACACCGAGCGCGCGTCGACGGATTCGGCGAGCAGGCCTTCAATGAATCCGCAGAAGAAACGCCCACCGGAGGTACCACCCGGCTGACAAAGTGGGCACCCGCGGACATGCAGCTGATTCTCTTGATGCTCGACCGTGACCAAGACGCGCATGGCAGGCAAGGCAATGCGACGTATGGCATCGACCAGCCCCAGCTTTGCGCCAAGCGCGAAGTCGCGCTTGTAGACCCAGGCGCCGGTACGTCGCCCCGCGAGGTAAAGCGAGGCATCGCGCGCTTCGGCCGCAACGGCGTAGTCGAGGTTGATCAGCCAGGGAAAAATGCGCGGATAGTCCTTGGCGAGGCTGGGCAGCATGCGCTCGACACGCCCCACATCAGCGCCAGCGGCGATAGGCGCGCTATCCGGTGGAGCCGCAGGACGTGGAATGCTGGCGGGTGCCACATGGGGTGCTGGCGCGGCGCGGACCACAGGCGGGGCCACCACGGCATGCGGCGGCGGCGCCTCCATAAGCTGTGGCCGCAGCGATTCGAAACTGAGTACGCGTGGATGCGTGCCCAGTGCCTCCTCCAATGCCAATTGCCGCTCGTCCGGCCCGCGCAGCACTAACGTGAGGCAGGCGCCGTGCGCCTCCTGCACCAGTCGCTGACGGATAAGTACGTGTCCGTACTCGGTGACCAGGCGCCCGAGCTCTACCAGGAGCCCTTCTCTACGCTCGGATACGACCCTTACTTCCAACTCGGCCATGATTCCCCCCGAAATCAAGCCAGCACAGGCTGTGCTTCGCTGCCTAAATTTGCCGTATAGCCGTCTATTTCACAAGACGCTTCGTCGCCCCTCGGACGTGGCACGCAGACTAGCCAGCCGTTTGTATCGAAAGCGTCTACGCACGAGTGGACGAGAAAGCAGGAAGCTCACGCTTCCTCACAAGCACTCTTGTGATGCACATCACAATTCGCACGATCTTAACCACCGGAACGTTCTTTCAACATCGCCATGACGCGACGTTGCCAAGCGTAATTACGTGCTGAACAAATTTTCTTCACAGCCATCTTCAATTCATGCAGAGGCTGTTGGGATGGCCTCACGGATGCCACAACGAGCGGCAACCGTCTGTCTCATGGACAGCGCTTCCCCACTACAGGAGATTCCCATGCGCACCAACAACCTGTTTCGCAAGACGCTGATGGCCGTTGGCCTGGCGACCGCTTTCTCGGCCATGCCATTCGCGCAGGTTGCCGCCCAGCAGGCACAGGAGAACGGGGCCGCGCAACAGCAGGCCCAGGACGCGGCCATGCAGCAAAAGACCAGCAACGAAACCGTCCCTGGCAGGACCAACGATGCCTGGATCACCACCAAGGTGAAGTCCCAGCTAGCTACCACCAACGGCATCAAGAGCAATGACATCTCCGTAGCGACGGCCGATCGGGTCCGTGACGCTGACCGGTACGGCAAGCAGCGCCGCCGAAAAGACCAAGGCCACGCAAATCGCCAAGAAGGTAAAGGGTGTAAAGACTGTCGATGCCAGTGGCCTGACGGTCAGCGATACGGCCAAGTAAACTTTCGCGCGCCCTATCAGGCGACTGAAATGAAGAAGGAGCCCCTTGGGCTCCTTCTTCTTGGCTGCCGCTTCGTAAATCGATGACGTCAGCGACGCAGGAGCCCACCACCGAAGTTCTGCGAATCTTTGGTTTCCTCGATCTCCACACCGTCCAGGCCCTGCGACAGCGTGTGTGCGTCACCGCCTTGTGCAAGCTTGATACGCAAGCGCACTTCGTTGGAGCTATCGGCGTGGCGTAGCGCATCCTCGTAGGAGATCTCGCCGGCGTGATAGAGCTCGACCAGGCTCTGGTCGAAAGTCTTCATGCCCAGGTTGGTGGATTCCTTCATCACTTCCTTGAGCTTATGGATCTCGCCCTGGCGGATGTAGTCCTGCACCAGCGGTGTGCCCAGCAACACCTCCACCGCCACGCGACGTGCCTTGCCGTCCGGCGTGGGGATCAGCTGCTGTGCCACCACACCCTTGAGGTTCAACGAGAGGTCCATGAACAACTGCGAGCGACGGTCCTCCGGGAAGAAGTGGAGGATGCGATCCATCGCCTGGTTGGCGTTGTTCGCATGCAGCGTACACAGGCACAGGTGACCCGTTTCCGAGAAGTTGATCGCATGCTCCATCGTTTCGCGCGTACGCACTTCGCCGATCATGATCACGTCGGGAGCTTGGCGCAGCGTGTTCTTCAGCGCGTTTTCCCAGCTATCCGTGTCGATGCCCAGCTCGCGCTGCGTGATGATGCAGCCCTCGTGCTTGTGCACGTATTCGATCGGATCCTCGATGGTGATGATGTGGCCGGTCGAGTTGGCGTTGCGGTAGCCGATCATCGACGCCAGCGAGGTGGATTTACCGGTACCGGTGCCGCCGACGAAGATGATGATGCCGCGCTTGGTCATCGCCAACTGCTTGATGACGGGCGGCAGGCTGAGTTCCTCGATGGTCGGGATCTTCGACTCGATGCGGCGCAACACCATGCCCACGCAGTTGCGCTGGTAGAAGCACGACACGCGGAAGCGGCCCACGCCCTGCGCCGAGATGGCGAACTGGCACTCGTGGGTCTTTTCGAACTCCTCGCGCTGCGAGGGTGTCATCACGTTGAGCACCATGTCTCGCGCCTGCTGGGCGGACAACGGACTCTGCGTGATCGGCACGATGCGCCCCTGCACCTTCATCGAGGGTGCGACACCGGCCGTAATGAACAGGTCCGATGCCTTCTTGTGCACCATCAGTTTGAGGAAGGAGGTGAAATCGAAGTCGCTCATAGGTCCCTCCCAGAGGGGAACGGAGTGTCAGGCCAGGACAAGCGGAGCGGCGACCGCCGCCCCGAACAGCTTAGCCCTTAAAGATGTCCTTGTTGCGCGCGTAACTCGATGCCTGCTGACGCGTCACCAGGCCACGCTTCACCAGGTCCTGCAAGTTCTGGTCGAGCGTCTGCATGCCGTACTGCTGGCCAGTCTGGATGGACGAATACATCTGCGCCACCTTGTCCTCGCGAATCAGGTTGCGGATGGCCGGGATGCCCACCATGATCTCGTGCGCCGCGATACGACCACCGCCCACTTTCTTCAGCAGCGACTGCGAGATCACAGCGCGCAACGATTCGGACAGCATCGAGCGCACCATCGGCTTTTCGCCGGCAGGGAACACGTCGATGATACGGTCGACGGTCTTGGCCGCCGAACTGGTGTGCAGCGTACCGAACACCAAGTGTCCGGTTTCCGCGGCGGTCAACGCCAGGCGGATGGTTTCCAAGTCGCGCAACTCACCCACCAGCACATAGTCCGGATCTTCGCGGAGCGCCGAGCGCAAGGCTTCGTTGAAGCCGTGCGTGTCGCGGTGCACTTCGCGCTGGTTGATCAGGCACTTCTGCGAGGTATGCACGAATTCGATCGGATCCTCGATGGTGAGGATGTGGCCGTATTCGTTCTTGTTGATGTGATCCACCATCGCCGCCAGCGTGGTCGACTTACCCGAACCCGTCGGACCGGTCACCAGGATCAGGCCCTGCGGCTGCTCGATCAGTTCGCGGAATATGGACGGTGCCGCAAGGTCTTCCAGCGTGAGCACTTCCGAGGGAATGGTACGGAACACGCCGCCCGAGCCACGGTTCTGGTTGAACGCATTGACACGAAAACGCGCCAGCCCGGGAATTTCGAACGAAAAGTCGACCTCGAGAAATTCTTCGTAGTCGCGTCGCTGCTTGTCCGACATGATGTCGTAGATCAGCGAATGGACCTGCTTGTGGTCCAGCGCGGGGATGTTGATGCGGCGAACGTCGCCGTCCACGCGGATCATCGGTGGCAGACCGGCGGACAAGTGTAAGTCCGAGGCCTTGTTCTTCACCGAGAAGGCAAGCAGTTCGGCGATATCCATCTGGTTTCCCCTTGAACCCAATCGTCTGGCTGGCTCATGCCCGGAAGCGGGGGTTTCCTCTGGACGCGGCGATGCGGCGCACCAGGCGCCATGCCGTCCGACCGGTCACATCCCCGTTCCCCAAGCAGCGGGCCGATACTACTCGCCGCGCGGGCCGGGCAGCCAGTCTTTCCTTTGGCCGCAAGCTGCAAACTGCGGACCACGTTGAAAGATTTCGTCCCGGGGTGCCATCCCGGCCGACACTTTCGCCACGGGACGAGCGCTTCCGGCTCCGGTAAGGTACGCCCTCAAAAGGAAAGACAGGCTCTTACATGACTCGTATCGCTTTCATCGGTGGCGGCAACATGGCGCGCAGCCTGATCGGCGGCCTGCTCAAGACCGGCGTGGCCGCCTCGTCCATCACCGTGGCTGAGCCGAGGGCGGATGCACGGCAGGAACTGGGCCGCGAATACGGCATCGCCTGCTATGCCGAGAACCGCCTGGCCGCCGCCGAGGCCGACGTGCTGGTGCTGGCGGTGAAGCCACAGATCATGCCGGCCATCCACGCCGAGCTGCGCGATACGCTGGCCCGCCAACGGCCGATGC
This genomic window from Dyella terrae contains:
- a CDS encoding aspartate carbamoyltransferase catalytic subunit codes for the protein MSSRLRHLTTLEHLPRESIERLLDRAETMRDGCAHGTRKLELLNGRTILNLFFEPSTRTRTSFELAARRLGADVINFDIGFSSTSKGEALFDTLHTLEAMHMDAIVVRHKVSGTPEELVRHAMSGVSVINAGDGNRAHPTQGLLDVLTIRQHRPDFSQLTVVICGDVKHSRVARSDVHALKAMGTKEIRLCSPQALMPDAAEFPGCVLTDDFDAAVEGADVVITLRLQKERMAATDLPDETAYFNRYGLDNRRLARAAKGALVMHPGPLNRGIEIAPEVADGPQSRILEQVGNGVFVRMAVLAEVLGR
- a CDS encoding MHYT domain-containing protein, translating into MQDMHQHYNGVLVGLSYAVSVLGSFTALQFALGIPSAQNEKQRWGAILAAGAAMGGGAIWAMHFIAMLACNMGTQVTYDVLLTTISAVLAIVACSLGLAIVGSGAFRFINLLFAGVLMGLGVAGMHYLGMTAMLSSAQVSYDGGIVALSVGIAIVASMAALWLAFNLRGKLQMLGSALVMGVAVCGMHYTGMSAMEVSQGDTLPAGFEQGMQGEHLGLAIFVVVVLLLAVALGLSIVRQQRRAALSI
- a CDS encoding PilT/PilU family type 4a pilus ATPase yields the protein MSDFDFTSFLKLMVHKKASDLFITAGVAPSMKVQGRIVPITQSPLSAQQARDMVLNVMTPSQREEFEKTHECQFAISAQGVGRFRVSCFYQRNCVGMVLRRIESKIPTIEELSLPPVIKQLAMTKRGIIIFVGGTGTGKSTSLASMIGYRNANSTGHIITIEDPIEYVHKHEGCIITQRELGIDTDSWENALKNTLRQAPDVIMIGEVRTRETMEHAINFSETGHLCLCTLHANNANQAMDRILHFFPEDRRSQLFMDLSLNLKGVVAQQLIPTPDGKARRVAVEVLLGTPLVQDYIRQGEIHKLKEVMKESTNLGMKTFDQSLVELYHAGEISYEDALRHADSSNEVRLRIKLAQGGDAHTLSQGLDGVEIEETKDSQNFGGGLLRR
- a CDS encoding type IV pilus twitching motility protein PilT, which encodes MDIAELLAFSVKNKASDLHLSAGLPPMIRVDGDVRRINIPALDHKQVHSLIYDIMSDKQRRDYEEFLEVDFSFEIPGLARFRVNAFNQNRGSGGVFRTIPSEVLTLEDLAAPSIFRELIEQPQGLILVTGPTGSGKSTTLAAMVDHINKNEYGHILTIEDPIEFVHTSQKCLINQREVHRDTHGFNEALRSALREDPDYVLVGELRDLETIRLALTAAETGHLVFGTLHTSSAAKTVDRIIDVFPAGEKPMVRSMLSESLRAVISQSLLKKVGGGRIAAHEIMVGIPAIRNLIREDKVAQMYSSIQTGQQYGMQTLDQNLQDLVKRGLVTRQQASSYARNKDIFKG